Within the Acidipropionibacterium acidipropionici genome, the region TCGCTGGAGTCGGCCATCACCGACTACACCTCCGGTCCGTTCGACGAATACGAGAAGAACGACGTCGAAGGACTCCTGAAGGACCGCGTCGAGCAGGGCCGCAAGGACCTTGACGATGCCCTCGACAAGGTCCGCGCTCTCGTGGAGCCGGTGCGCGCACCCAAGGGCACCCTCGAGTACCAGCACTTCTTCGTCGCGTCGACACCGGGCGACGCCGACCAGATCAAGGCACGGGAGGGTCTCCGCGTCGAGTTGTACAAGGATGTCGCAGCCCTGGTGCGCGCCTACGCAGCACTGGCCAACGACATGGATGCCGCCGGCTACACCGCCGACGAGGCGGCCGCCATCAAGAAGGAGGTGGCGCACTACGTCGCAGTACGCGACGAGGTGGAGCTGGGGGCCGGCGAGAAGATCGACATGAAACAGTACGAGGCCGGCATGCGGATGCTCCTGGACACCTACATCCGCGCCGATCCGGTAGAGAAGGTCGGATCCTTCGAGAAGGGCCTGGTGCAGCTCATCGTCGAGAACGGCCAGGACGCCCTCGGACAGCTGCCCGAAGGATTGCGCAAGGACCCGGAGGCGGCCTCGGAGACCATCGTCAACAACGTCCGGCGGACCATCGTCGACGAGCACGCCCTCAATCCCCGCTACTACGACAGGATGTCGGCCCTGCTGGACGCGATCATCGAGAAGAGGCGGCAGGACGCCATCGACTACAAGGAATACCTGGCGCAGCTCGTGAATCTGGCGGCCCGGGTCGGGGCCGGTGAGGCCGACAGGAAGTACCCGCACTGGGCCCTCAACGGCGCGCAGAAGGCACTCTTCGACTTCCCCTTCCAGGACCCGCACCTGGCCCAGGCCGTCGACGAGACGGTGATGCGCGAGAAGGAGCACGACTGGGTGGGCAATGCGATGAAGGAGAGGGCGCTGGCCAGGGCCCTCCGCCACGTGCTGCCTGACGACTTCGAGCGCTTCGACGAACTCTTCGAGCTGGTGAAGGCCCGCGGTGAGTACCGATAACGTGCGCCTGGTGGTCGCCGGGATCGGGGTCGACGTCGTATTCGAGGACATCAAGAACCTGCACATCTCGGTGTACCCGCCCGACGGGCGCGTGCGCGTCGCAGCCCCGCACCGACTGGACGCCGACGCCGTCCGGCTGGCCATCATTCAGCGACTGTCGTGGATCAAGACCCAGCGGGCGGAGTTGCGGGCGGCCGACCGGCAGAGCGAGCGAAGGATGCTGTCGGGGGAGAGCCACTACGTGTGGGGGGCCAGGCTGAGGCTGGACGCCTCGAGAGCAGGGCGCTCCCGGGTGACGATCTCCGGGCAGACACTGTGGCTGACGACACCGGCCGACTACACCGAGGAGCAGAAGCGCGCGGTGCTGGACCGCTGGTACCGGCGGCAGCTGAAGGAGGCGGTGCCGGCCCTGCTGGAGAAGTGGCAGCCGATTATCGGGGTTGAGGCGGGCAAGGTGGTGGTGCGCCGCATGAAGACCAAGTGGGGCACCTGCCAGACCAGGTCGCGGTCTATCTGGCTCAACCCCGAGCTGGCGAAGAAGAACCCGCGCTGTCTGGAGTACATCGTCGTCCATGAGCTCACGCACCTGATCGAACGCACACACAACGACCACTTCACCGAGCTGATGGACTACCACATGCCCGACTGGCGATCCCGCCGTGATGAGCTGAACCAAGCGCCGTTGGCGGCGGAGGAGTGGAGATGACACCGAAACAAGATCAGCGACAGGAGGACAGTTGCGTGCCCCGAACTCGGCCCCAAGATCTTTCGCATCACCTTGGCCCCAGATTATTGTCCTACCTATTGGATATAGATGTTAAGTCTGCAGAGGCCTGCGATGATGAATTATCTAATGAGCTTGAAGGGTCGAGCCGTGGGTTGGCTTTAGCGACGCTAAAAAAGGCGAGAGATGATGTAGAATCAGTGGAGTACGGAGATGACATCAGTATCTCGCGAGCAGAGATATGGACGACATGGTTCATGCAGCGATCAGGGCACGAGAGTGTTATGGCAACCCGTCTTCACGAATGCAGCGTCGGACGGAAAGATGAAAGGGGAGCCACTGATACAGTAGAAGGATGTCTCGCTCAAATCGTCCAGGATCTCTATGCCGGTCTCGTCATATACTCACGCACAGAAGATAAGGCCAAGGCGAAGACGCCTTGGGGGTATTGGTGTTTTCAGCATCCTTTGAAGCGAGAGTTTGATAGGCTAGTAATGCAGGATTCTGATCTGAGACATCTATTTCTAGGATCCAACGAAACTCCTGAATTTACCGGATGGAATACACGGAGTACTGGGCTCAGCGGAACCTATTATTTGCTCCTATTTGCAGGGAACATAATTGGATCGGGGCTCAAGATCGCCCAGTTTTCAGGAGATCCACTTACGGTAGACGGGATCGTCGCAGGTGCGTTGATGAGCGTTGCGATGATCAGGCTCTCATTACAAGGAGAAGATGTCTCGATTCCCGTGCGCGTAGGGTTTTCTGGCATACTCCTTCCCGATGGATGCAACACGATTGAAATGACTGGGGGGATAATTCGAGCGACTAGGGAGGAGGATCGGTACTTTTGGAGCGGAACACCGCTCGATAGCTCAGGAGGCGCTTCGATGCGCACTGCTGATGGGCAGATCACCAAGATATCGCACCACGGCGATATTGTACTCGAACTCGATGTCCCTTACACTATCAGCTTGGATAGAGCCGATGATGAGCAATGGTGGTTGCCGGGTAAGATGGCAACGCTCGCCCGGATTAATGAAGCATTCGAAAATCTTCGGTTAGGCCTTCTACTTTCCAAGCCTTCTGATAGATATACGATTGTGCAGTCTTGGACCTCAATAGCTGATCCAATGGATCCGTGGAATGGATTAAGTTATGCAAATGAGTCGGCCTTTTTCTCCTTGCGGCCCGCCCAACTTGGCGAGGTGGAGCTCGGTGAGTGGGTTCGGTGGGCTAATTTAGTGGACGATCATAGGACATCCTCAGTCAGTGTATCTATTCGTCGCATGCTGATGGCTTCCTCGGAGCGATCGAATCCAGAAGACATCTTAGTTGACGCCGTGATGGTATGGGAGAATCTGTTTGGTTGTGACTTCGACACAACAAAGAAGATTACCGGTGCGCTCGCGGTCCTTCTAAGCCCAGAAGGTGGCCGAAGTTCAGAGAAATTTGATAGACAGAAATCCTATAAGAGGATTTATGGGCTTCGCTCAAGAGTAGTTCACGGTGTGCCTGGGCTCGATCTGATGGAAGTAGGTGACGGTGCGCAAGAGGCAGTGGATGTATCGATCAGTGCTCTGCGTGAGATATTTGGGGAACAGCATTATCTGCTTGCGATCGACTCTAGCGATAAGCGCGGTGAAAAATTGCGTTATAAAGGTGAGACTCGAAATTAGCAGCATCGCCTATGACGCGATCCAGTGACGGCTCTCGGTGGTTCGCGATCGTCCGACAGTGCAGAAGGCCACCAGCGGTCGCTGGGCACCCGGACGTCGGCCCGGTAAGGTCTGGGCCGTGAAAAGACATCGCCGGGCGGGATAGCTGAGGGGCGCATGTCACGGCCGATGCCGCCTGGCTCAGCGATAAGTGTGTCGATCGCCCAGACGGAACCAACCTCGAGCGAACACGGCCTGGCCAACCTGGTCGGGGACCTTGCAGGATCGGCGGTCGAGGAGGCGAAGGCGACGTGGAGCTGTCTGTCATGTCCTCTAGGGGAACGGACAGTGCCTTCGGCTTCGGGACCCGCTTCACCGAGGGCGAGGGCATTCGTCCAGTGGTGTGGCAAGTCGCCGCGCTCGATGAGCAGACCGAGCAATTCATCGTCAGCTGGTGGGGAAGGTCGCCTGATCTGGGACCGCGTCAGATGACGACGGCCTGGGAGTAGACGAGGTCGATCCGCTCATTGGGGCGCGCCCGACCCTGCTTCCCCGGCGTTGCGGACAGGCCGGGAATGCGCGATTCCGGGATTCGAACAGTGCGTCCTCGGGTGACCTGCCAGCGTCTGCCGGTGCGGTTGGTCCATTCGTAGACGCCGGGTTCGGGCTGGCTCAGGTTCCAGATGCCGGCGGTCTTGGCCCGGTGCTCTTTGCGACTCAGGGGGCCGAGGTTGGAGATCCTCGTCTGGGCGGGCGGGGCCGGGGAACCGGGTGTGGATCTGCGGTAGGGGATCGTGTGGTCCAGGTCGGCGGTGCGGGATCGGGATGTTGAGAAGGGGAAGACGGAGCCGTCCTCCCTGATGATCAGCTGCCGGCGGATCCTGTCGGGGATCTCGTAGGCGTCAACCGACGGGTCGCCGGCCAGGTCGGTGACCGGCAGCACCCGGATGCGGTGGTGGCCCAGCAGGTGGGCCAACTGGTCCAGGAGCACCGGGCCGACGTCGCCGCCGCGGGCGAGGACCCGGGCCACCTGAGTGCCGTCGGTGGCTGCCGTGTCGAGGGCTTCGGCGGCGATGTGGACCACCACGTCGGCCAGGGGCAGCGGCGGGGTGGCGGTGGTGTCGTCATCGGTGGGTGTGGCGATCTCCTCCAGGGCCCGGGCGGCCAGGATCGGCAGCGGCTCCTGCGCGCCGTCCTTCCTCAGCCGGGTGGTGATCCGGCTGATCTCGGCCTGCAGCCGCAAGGCTGCGCCGGTGTCGATGAGTCCGCCGATGGCCGAGGTGCCGTCTCCCAGATGCCGGATGGACACGAACCGGTCGCGCCGGGCGATCTCGGCCTTCCGTCGCGCCAGGTCGGCGTCCGCGCGCACAATGAGGCCGGCCAGGCGCCGCCGGATCCGCGGCCACGGCACAACGCCCC harbors:
- a CDS encoding M48 family metallopeptidase encodes the protein MSTDNVRLVVAGIGVDVVFEDIKNLHISVYPPDGRVRVAAPHRLDADAVRLAIIQRLSWIKTQRAELRAADRQSERRMLSGESHYVWGARLRLDASRAGRSRVTISGQTLWLTTPADYTEEQKRAVLDRWYRRQLKEAVPALLEKWQPIIGVEAGKVVVRRMKTKWGTCQTRSRSIWLNPELAKKNPRCLEYIVVHELTHLIERTHNDHFTELMDYHMPDWRSRRDELNQAPLAAEEWR
- a CDS encoding 13E12 repeat family protein, which codes for MTRFRQASDRLVDADTAVRRAEADRLAAVAAMIDSYPAPTPMVDSPAAEKVVSAGAEGAGAVGEFVALEVGALLHLSEPAAWSLVHDVANLRARHPHLWAAVADLRVEAWQARKVALAAQDLSAEAARWVDKKLESVWGVVPWPRIRRRLAGLIVRADADLARRKAEIARRDRFVSIRHLGDGTSAIGGLIDTGAALRLQAEISRITTRLRKDGAQEPLPILAARALEEIATPTDDDTTATPPLPLADVVVHIAAEALDTAATDGTQVARVLARGGDVGPVLLDQLAHLLGHHRIRVLPVTDLAGDPSVDAYEIPDRIRRQLIIREDGSVFPFSTSRSRTADLDHTIPYRRSTPGSPAPPAQTRISNLGPLSRKEHRAKTAGIWNLSQPEPGVYEWTNRTGRRWQVTRGRTVRIPESRIPGLSATPGKQGRARPNERIDLVYSQAVVI